The Crocosphaera sp. UHCC 0190 DNA segment ATTCTCTAAATTATTAACCAATCAAAAATATTTTTAACTGTTAATTGCCAATTATCTAAAATATTTAAAACAGGTAAAATCTCTAATTCCGAAAATATTTCTGGTAATTGATTCGGTTTTAAAATCATTACTGATTCGTCCTCTGGATCGATTAACCAGCCTAATTCTGTCCCTTGTTTTAAACAAAATAAAATCTTTTTAATTACCTTATTAGGTGATTGTTCAGGTGATAATATCTCAATAATCCAATCAGGATAAATTTCAAACTTATTAGCAATTTTACCTTGAGGAGTTTTCGGGATTCTTTGCCAACTAAAAACCGCTACATCTGGAACAAAAGAACGTCCCCCAAAAGTACAGCGCAACTCAGGAAAAGCATAGGCTAATTTTTGAGATTTTCCCAGTTTATTAATAGCAGAAACTAATTCCCCTTGTAAGGTACTATATTCTCCTTGTGGCATTGGTTTTTGATAGATTACTCCATTAATATATTCCCTGGCCGGTTTAGTTTCTGGAATTTCTAGAAATTCCTCAAGGGTTAAAGATTGTTTGATATTTTTAGCAATAACCATTGATTTTACTCCTTGATTTGTTTTCTAAAGTTTGGTGTAGGGGTAATTCATGAATTACCCCTACGGTATCAATTATTAAATAACAAATAAATACAATAATACCAGATAATAAAACAAAATCCCCCGTCTTGTCAGCGAGGGATAATTATTCAGTCAGGATTTTGAGTTATTTTTAATTTTCAGGTTTAACTTGATTGGAAGTACCAGAAAGTTGTTCTTCTAGTCGTTGCCGTTGTATTTCTTTAAAAGATTTAGCGGCTTCATTGAGTCCATTTATGGTATCTTCAGCAAATTCGCCCCCACCACGACTCCTTTCTAAATTAGCACGGTGCATTAATCCCAAAGGATTCATAAAATTGCCCATTTCCCCATTAGGTTTAGCTTCATTGCTTTGATAGGGATCTTGATTTGTATTACCGAAATTCACAGATTGCGCTACCATCATGGGTGCGAGTCCTGTGAGACTACCAACTAGGGTAAAAACGAAAGCGAGTTTTTGAGTAGATTTATTCAGCATGATGGAAGTTCACTCCTATACACAACCAAAAAGCGTTACCTTAAGCAAAACGGCGACGGAGTAACGGTTGAATTACTAACAATATTAACGCATCAAAGCCCAGTAATAACAAGAGAACTCCGGCGAAATTAACCTCTGTCCAAGGGGTCTGCAATACCACACTATTGAAAGCCCATTCCCCATTAAGATAAATATAACGGATGGGTTCAATGGCATAGGTTAAGGGGTTTAAACTAGCCACCACCTGTAACCATTGGGCCATGAAGGATAAGGGGGCCAAGGCGGTACTGGCAAAAAGTAGGGGTAAATTGGTGACAAAAATTACGGCAATTAATTCAATATGGCCCGGTAAAGCAAAAGCTAAACCTAAACTTAATCCTGTGACTCCAAAGACGATGAGAAAAACAATTAACGCGATCGCTCCTAATCCGGCTAAATTGGGTAAACCCGCCCCTAATATGGCACTGGCCCCGACAATAACCGCCGTTTGAATGAAGCTGAGAACCATAATATAGAGGGTAGAAGCAGCCACAATGGAGTAACGGGAGGCTAAAGGAGCGACTAATAAGCGGTTGAGAAAGCCAAATTCTCGATCAAACATGACGGGAAGTCCCGCATTTAAGGCCCCAGAAAAGGCGGTAAAAACGATAATGCCAGGGGAGAGAAATTTAGCATAGTTGAGATCTTGCCCAAATAATCCTTGAGGGGCATTATAAAACAAGGCCCCAAATAGAATTAACCACATAAACGGTTGGATAATTCCTGCGATTAAGGTTGAGGGACGACGCTGTAATTGAATAAAGAGACGTTTAGTCATGGCCAAGGTTTCTTGGACAAAATCTGCCAAAAAGTTTTCCCGCTCATCCACAGAGGGGACAATATTGGGGGATAAACTGGCTGGAAATTTGGAAGGGGTAATGGTTTGACTCATAAGTCTTATTTCAGTAAAGTTACTTCATCTGTTGTTTTTTCTCAGCTTTGAGATCTCGACTTCCTGCGGCAGCTAATTCAGCGTCCATCAGGGTTTGTCCTGTGGCGGCCAGGTAAACATCATCCAGACTAGGCCGAGATTGGGCTAAGCTGAAAATGGGTAAGTTAACGGTTTCTAAGGTTTGTTCAATTTTGCTTAAGGGGTTACTCCCTGGGGTTACTATCAAGTTTAAAGAATTTCCTTGGGCCGTATTGATGATAATTTCTTCGACAAAGGGGAGTCCTTGCAGCATCGTTTGGGCCTGTTGTGCTTCTGGAAAGGGCGAAAATTCCCGAATGCGGAGGGTGACGCGATCGCCTCCTAAGCGGTTTTTTAACTCTGTGGAGGTTCCTTCGGCGATCACTTTTCCTTGATCAATAATCACTAAGCGATCGGCTAATGCGTCAATTTCTTCGAGATAATGACTGGTGATCAAAACCGTTGTCCCTGCGGCTTTTAGTTGTCTGAGGAAGTCCCAAACAATAACACGGCTTTCGATATCTAAGCCTACGGTGGGTTCATCTAAGACTAACACAGTGGGCTGATGAAGTAATCCTGCCGCTAAGTCAAGACGTTTACGAATACCCCCTGAATAGGTTCCGGTTTTGCGATCGCTATATTCCTGGAGATCTAATAAGGTCAATAATTGCTCAATGCGTTCTTTCCCTTGAGGTTTGGGGAGATGATACAGGGCTGCTTGTAATTCTAACAATTCTCGCCCCGTTAGCATCTTATCTAAGGCGACTTCTTGAGCGACATAACCCAAACGACGACGGGCAGCTTTGGGCGCGTCTAAGACGGAAATTCCCCCAACTTCTAGGCGGCCACTGTCAGGTTTGGCTAAGGTACATAAACAGCGAATGGTGGTGGTTTTTCCGGCCCCGTTGGGCCCCAGTAAGCCAAAAATCTCCCCTGGTTGAACGGTAAAGGAGATGTCTTTGACAGCTTCTACTGCACCATAACTTTTTTTTAGGGACTCGATTACAATCGCAGGAGTCATAATGGGTCTATCTTGGCCAATCAGGATACAAATCTTAAAGCAATTTTCTCTGTCTCTATTGTAAACAATTGACTTCTATCTTATGGTCTGACAGAGTTAAAAGATGGTAAGGTGCTAATTAATTTGGTTTTTTTTAAGAAATTGTCATAAAATTTTGCCTAGAATTCTTAAAATTGTCTAAAACTAATCTTCGTTTCCCGAAAACGGATGTTACTATCAGATGCAATAATTTAGGGAAAATTGATAATAAACTTTATGAAAAATATAGCATCTCAGGAATACCAAAAAGAGTCAACTCTTTTGATTGAGTACCAAAGACAACTGACTCTATCGTTATCAGAGATTAAGACAGTTATTAAC contains these protein-coding regions:
- a CDS encoding ABC transporter ATP-binding protein; amino-acid sequence: MTPAIVIESLKKSYGAVEAVKDISFTVQPGEIFGLLGPNGAGKTTTIRCLCTLAKPDSGRLEVGGISVLDAPKAARRRLGYVAQEVALDKMLTGRELLELQAALYHLPKPQGKERIEQLLTLLDLQEYSDRKTGTYSGGIRKRLDLAAGLLHQPTVLVLDEPTVGLDIESRVIVWDFLRQLKAAGTTVLITSHYLEEIDALADRLVIIDQGKVIAEGTSTELKNRLGGDRVTLRIREFSPFPEAQQAQTMLQGLPFVEEIIINTAQGNSLNLIVTPGSNPLSKIEQTLETVNLPIFSLAQSRPSLDDVYLAATGQTLMDAELAAAGSRDLKAEKKQQMK
- a CDS encoding ABC transporter permease; this translates as MSQTITPSKFPASLSPNIVPSVDERENFLADFVQETLAMTKRLFIQLQRRPSTLIAGIIQPFMWLILFGALFYNAPQGLFGQDLNYAKFLSPGIIVFTAFSGALNAGLPVMFDREFGFLNRLLVAPLASRYSIVAASTLYIMVLSFIQTAVIVGASAILGAGLPNLAGLGAIALIVFLIVFGVTGLSLGLAFALPGHIELIAVIFVTNLPLLFASTALAPLSFMAQWLQVVASLNPLTYAIEPIRYIYLNGEWAFNSVVLQTPWTEVNFAGVLLLLLGFDALILLVIQPLLRRRFA
- a CDS encoding Uma2 family endonuclease — its product is MVIAKNIKQSLTLEEFLEIPETKPAREYINGVIYQKPMPQGEYSTLQGELVSAINKLGKSQKLAYAFPELRCTFGGRSFVPDVAVFSWQRIPKTPQGKIANKFEIYPDWIIEILSPEQSPNKVIKKILFCLKQGTELGWLIDPEDESVMILKPNQLPEIFSELEILPVLNILDNWQLTVKNIFDWLII